A portion of the Oncorhynchus gorbuscha isolate QuinsamMale2020 ecotype Even-year linkage group LG19, OgorEven_v1.0, whole genome shotgun sequence genome contains these proteins:
- the LOC124005200 gene encoding protein Wnt-4-like produces MPTVSAVNLTAQLLLLLLWATHPTMATNWLSLARMPRSRPVSGAAPCGQLRGLSVGQVGVCRARGEVMESVRKAAEMVIEECQHQFRNRRWNCSTTPRGVNVFGRVMSQGTREAAFVHALSSAAVAVAVTRGCSRGELERCGCDRKVRGVSPEGESGWSGCSDNLSYGVAFSQTFVDETERAKGMSSGRPLMNVHNNEAGRKAILHNMQVECKCHGVSGSCELRTCWKVMPPFRRVGAVLKERFDGATEVRLSRIGSRTALLPRDPQVKPPAARDLVYLAVSPDFCRLDPDNGIPGTAGRRCNGTSRLAPDGCELVCCGPGYRAGRAEVVQRCSCKFSWCCSVRCQQCKNTVMIHTCRE; encoded by the exons atgcCAACTGTCTCCGCTGTCAATCTCACGGCACAACTCCTCCTGCTGTTGCTATGGGCAACCCACCCGACCATGGCAACCAACTGGCT ctccctgGCGAGGATGCCACGCTCGCGGCCCGTGTCGGGTGCTGCCCCCTGTGGGCAGCTGAGGGGACTGTCCGTGGGGCAGGTGGGGGTGTGCAGGGCGCGGGGAGAGGTCATGGAGTCTGTGCGCAAGGCAGCCGAGATGGTCATAGAGGAG TGCCAGCACCAGTTTCGTAATCGCCGTTGGAACTGCTCCACCACCCCACGTGGAGTCAACGTGTTCGGTAGAGTCATGAGCCAAG GCACCCGTGAGGCAGCCTTTGTGCACGCCCTGTCCTCGGCGGCGGTAGCGGTTGCAGTGACGCGAGGCTGCAGCCGGGGGGAGCTAGAGCGGTGTGGCTGCGACAGGAAGGTCAGAGGGGTCAGTCCCGAGGGTGAGTCTGGG TGGTCTGGGTGCAGTGATAACCTGTCATATGGTGTGGCCTTCTCCCAGACCTTCGTGGATGAGACGGAGCGTGCCAAGGGGATGTCGTCAGGGCGACCTCTCATGAATGTCCATAACAACGAGGCTGGACGGAAG GCTATCCTCCATAACATGCAGGTGGAGTGTAAGTGTCATGGTGTCTCGGGATCCTGTGAGCTGAGGACCTGCTGGAAAGTCATGCCCCCATTTCGGCGCGTCGGCGCCGTGCTGAAGGAACGCTTTGATGGAGCCACAGAG GTGCGTCTGTCTCGTATCGGCTCCAGAACAGCCCTGCTGCCCCGGGACCCCCAGGTCAAACCTCCCGCCGCCAGGGACCTGGTGTACCTCGCTGTCTCGCCAGACTTCTGCCGTCTCGACCCCGACAATGGGATCCCCGGGACAGCCGGCCGACGCTGTAACG GCACCTCCCGGCTGGCCCCAGATGGCTGTGAGCTGGTGTGTTGTGGGCCAGGGTACCGGGCAGGCCGGGCCGAGGTGGTGCAGCGCTGCTCCTGTAAGTTCTCCTGGTGCTGCTCGGTCCGCTGCCAGCAGTGCAAGAACACAGTGATGATCCACACCTGCCGAGAGTGA
- the LOC124005201 gene encoding cell division control protein 42 homolog, whose protein sequence is MQTIKCVVVGDGAVGKTCLLISYTTNKFPSEYVPTVFDNYAVTVMIGGEPYTLGLFDTAGQEDYDRLRPLSYPQTDVFLVCFSCVSPSSFENVREKWVPEISHHCPRTPFLLVGTQVDLRDDSNTVEKLAKNKQRPLSPESGDKLARDLRAVKYVECSALTQRGLKNVFDEAILAALEPPETKPKKRCVLL, encoded by the exons ATGCAGACAATAAAGTGTGTAGTGGTGGGGGACGGAGCTGTAGGAAAGACCTGTCTACTTATCTCCTACACAACCAACAAGTTCCCCTCAGAATACGTGCCTACG GTGTTTGATAATTATGCAGTGACGGTGATGATCGGAGGGGAACCCTACACACTTGGGCTTTTTGACACAGCAG GTCAGGAGGATTACGATAGGCTGCGACCTCTCAGCTACCCACAGACGGACGTCTTCCTCGTCTGTTTCTCCTGCGTCTCACCCTCATCCTTTGAGAATGTCCGAGAGAAG TGGGTTCCAGAGATCTCCCATCACTGTCCTCGTACACCCTTCCTGTTGGTGGGCACCCAGGTGGATCTGAGGGACGACAGCAACACTGTGGAGAAGCTGGCCAAGAACAAACAGCGGCCCCTGTCCCCTGAGAGCGGAGACAAGCTGGCCCGGGACCTCCGGGCCGTCAAATATGTGGAGTGCTCTGCCCTCACGCAG agggggCTGAAGAATGTGTTTGACGAGGCCATCCTGGCAGCTTTGGAACCTCCTGAGACTAAACCCAAGAAACGCTGTGTCCTGTTataa